In Marasmius oreades isolate 03SP1 chromosome 1, whole genome shotgun sequence, one DNA window encodes the following:
- a CDS encoding uncharacterized protein (BUSCO:EOG09263PXH) — protein MNGTAELEPVVRIRELTNEKVNFVLENVDLAFANSLRRVVMADLPTVAIDMVEFMTNTTVLPDEFIAHRLGMIPLVSTACDEAMRYSRDCNCTSSCPYCSIVLLLNVSCADAVTMDVTSNHLTIEPPMNIDFDDTGEELAKRSKDFGTPVNKNRLGSQPVLICKIRKGQELNVRCIAKKGLAKEHAKWSPCSAVAFEYDPHNKLRHTSHWFEVDERGEWPVSENGKEEEPPRDDESFDFNAKPNKFYFDVETDGSLGPQEVVMKGLAELQKKLANLILGLKSHPEADMLPNADQPTTDAAPAPAAAAASTGWGGSSGSWGDGGSTGAWGGATSPSRGGGGTSTWGASSSPGSGGASTWGNSAGWGSPTQQSNGWNV, from the exons atgaacggaaCGGCTGAACTTGAACCAGTTGTCCGGATTCGCGAGCTCACAAATGAGAAGGTTAATTTCGTTTTGGAAAATGTCGACCTTGC GTTCGCAAATTCTTTACGGAGGGTGGTGATGGCAGACCTCCCCACTGTCG CGATAGACATGGTGGAATTTATGACCAACACTACCGTATTACCTGATGAATTCATTGCTCACCGGCTTGGGATGATACCTCTCGTCAGTACGGCCTGCGACGAAGCCATGCGATATTCTAGG GATTGTAATTGTACCTCATCTTGCCCTTATTGTTCAATagtcctcctcctcaatGTCAGTTGTGCGGATGCTGTCACTATGGATGTCACGAGTAATCACCTCACGATCGAACCGCCAATGAATATTGATTTCGATGACACGGGAGAAGAGTTGGCTAAACGGTCGAAAGATTTCGGGACACCGGTGAACAAAA ATAGATTAGGTTCTCAACCGGTCCTGATATGTAAGATACGGAAAGGCCAGGAATTGAACGTTCGCTGTATCGCAAAAAAG GGTTTAGCAAAGGAACACGCAAAGTGGTCTCCATGTTCTGCTGTTGCCTTCGAATATGACCCTCACAATAAACTCCGACATACATCTCATTGGTTTGAGGTCGACGAACGCGGTGAATGGCCTGTCAGCGAAAATgggaaggaggaggaaccACCTCGGGACGATGAATCGTTTGATTTTAACGCAAAACCCAACAAATTCTATTTTGACGTCGAGACTGACGGGAGTTTGGGACCTCAAGAAGTCGTGATGAAG GGTCTCGCAGAACTACAGAAGAAGCTCGCCAACCTCATTTTAGGTCTTAAATCTCATCCCGAGGCTGATATGCTCCCCAATGCTGACCAACCCACGACTGACGCTGCCCCAGCCCCGGCTGCGGCTGCAGCATCGACCGGGTGGGGTGGAAGTAGTGGTAGCTGGGGGGATGGAGGCAGTACTGGTGCTTGGGGTGGTGCTACTAGTCCAAGTCGTGGCGGGGGTGGCACCAGCACCTGGGGAGCAAGTTCTAGTCCAGGGTCAGGAGGAGCATCGACTTGGGGGAATTCTGCTGGTTGGGGAAGTCCCACTCAGCAATCAAACGGGTGGAATGTCTAG